One window of the Bradyrhizobium sp. NP1 genome contains the following:
- a CDS encoding catalase family peroxidase yields MNDALEGAYGRHEGKRRNHTKGLGAVGYFVGTKEAADLSRSGLFAGDRIEVIGRFSTAGGDPSASDSERSPRGIGLEFRLKGGALQHMTMIHTPMFFARTPSTFLDKFLALAKDVHTGKADPGKLAAFMKQHPDQAAQFHFLETNNPPASYANTAFYGIHTFRFIDHNERSTNVRWRFMPEDGEKTLTDAQLARKPHDFLDEAFRVRLEQGPVRWHMIVTIGEPGDPEDDPTILWPSERREIRAGTLTLTSSSPDQISGAYNINFDPMLMADGIEPTNDPILSFRSSSYAISHSRRLTEVSSKSATD; encoded by the coding sequence GTGAACGACGCGCTGGAGGGAGCGTACGGTCGGCACGAAGGCAAAAGGCGAAATCATACGAAGGGATTGGGTGCCGTCGGCTACTTCGTCGGGACCAAGGAGGCTGCAGATCTCTCGCGGTCGGGGCTGTTTGCCGGGGACAGGATCGAGGTGATCGGCAGGTTCTCGACCGCCGGGGGCGATCCGTCAGCATCCGATTCCGAGCGCAGCCCGCGTGGGATCGGGCTCGAATTTCGGCTCAAGGGCGGAGCCTTGCAGCACATGACGATGATTCATACCCCGATGTTCTTCGCAAGAACGCCGTCCACCTTTCTCGACAAGTTCCTGGCGCTCGCCAAGGACGTGCACACGGGCAAAGCCGATCCCGGCAAGCTTGCTGCCTTCATGAAACAGCATCCCGACCAAGCCGCGCAGTTTCATTTCCTGGAGACGAACAATCCTCCCGCGAGCTACGCCAATACTGCTTTCTATGGGATACATACCTTCCGCTTCATCGACCACAATGAACGGTCAACGAACGTGCGCTGGCGCTTCATGCCGGAAGACGGCGAGAAGACGCTGACGGACGCACAGCTGGCGCGGAAGCCGCATGATTTTCTCGATGAGGCCTTTCGTGTTCGCTTGGAGCAAGGCCCCGTTCGTTGGCACATGATTGTGACGATCGGCGAACCCGGCGATCCGGAAGACGATCCGACAATTCTCTGGCCGTCAGAGAGGCGTGAGATCAGGGCAGGTACGTTGACGCTGACCTCCTCGTCGCCGGATCAGATATCGGGAGCCTACAACATCAATTTCGATCCCATGCTGATGGCCGATGGTATCGAACCAACCAATGATCCGATCCTGAGCTTCCGCTCCTCCTCCTATGCGATCTCACATTCAAGAAGGCTCACCGAGGTATCCAGCAAAAGCGCAACAGATTGA